A single window of Paenibacillus sp. SYP-B4298 DNA harbors:
- a CDS encoding DAK2 domain-containing protein, with amino-acid sequence MSKRFINGSDFTAMVFIGAEHLQRHVEHVNALNVFPVPDGDTGTNMNLTMNAGVQELRGKPSESLAKVTEVLSKGLLMGARGNSGVILSQLFRGFARGVAGQEQVTPVQFAAALQQGVDTAYRAVVKPVEGTILTVAKEAAKHAVYYARRAQSITELMEEVCAKANEALARTPELLPVLKQVGVVDSGGQGLVYIYEGFLQSLRGAEAGVMQEGHRDSVPPAASLEKKGAPLGSARGAVAHTAASQGSGRSASAAPASAAAQSQLSTETIEYLYDMEFFIQRTLGGVPAVQFDEASFKQALSQDGDSILVIVDDDVIKVHVHSRKPGDVLNLSLPYGELTDIQILNMREQHRDLLHDGTVYDESIEVAPAWSSYASVEEEALAAQMPSVLAGAAAPSALEEVYELAPYGIISVALGEGIASIFLDNNVDIVLSGGQTMNPSAEDFVQAIHSLPAEHIYILPNNSNIILAAQQAAELSERQVTVIPTRSIPQGMAALLAFKDHETPQRNEAFMQEAAQQVRSGQVTHAVRDTVIEELTIAAGDYIGIQEKAIVASAPELIGVCRELLSRMIGDSGELVTILTGEDAPQAVTEELSDWLRETYPEVELEVHSGGQPLYPYLFAVE; translated from the coding sequence ATGAGTAAGCGCTTTATTAATGGAAGCGACTTTACTGCAATGGTTTTTATAGGAGCTGAGCATCTGCAGCGGCATGTGGAGCATGTCAATGCGCTAAATGTGTTTCCAGTGCCGGATGGCGATACGGGAACGAATATGAATCTGACGATGAACGCCGGGGTGCAGGAGCTGCGCGGCAAGCCATCGGAATCGCTGGCAAAGGTGACGGAGGTGCTCTCCAAGGGGCTTCTGATGGGCGCAAGAGGCAACTCTGGCGTTATTTTGTCTCAGCTATTCCGCGGCTTTGCCCGCGGTGTTGCTGGACAGGAGCAGGTGACGCCTGTCCAATTCGCAGCAGCGCTGCAGCAGGGAGTCGATACAGCCTATCGAGCTGTCGTCAAGCCGGTGGAAGGAACGATCCTGACGGTTGCCAAGGAGGCTGCCAAGCATGCGGTTTACTATGCTCGTCGTGCCCAGAGCATAACAGAGCTGATGGAGGAGGTCTGCGCGAAGGCGAATGAGGCGCTGGCGCGCACGCCAGAGCTGTTGCCGGTGCTCAAGCAGGTCGGCGTTGTCGATTCGGGCGGCCAGGGGCTGGTCTATATCTACGAGGGCTTCCTGCAGAGCCTGCGCGGAGCGGAGGCTGGCGTCATGCAGGAGGGACATCGGGACAGCGTTCCTCCAGCGGCGAGCCTGGAGAAGAAGGGAGCGCCGCTGGGGAGTGCGCGCGGGGCGGTTGCTCATACGGCTGCCAGCCAGGGGAGCGGGCGTTCAGCGTCTGCTGCTCCAGCCTCCGCAGCAGCCCAGTCGCAGCTTTCGACGGAGACCATTGAATATTTGTATGACATGGAGTTTTTCATTCAGCGGACGCTGGGAGGGGTTCCGGCTGTCCAGTTCGATGAGGCATCCTTCAAGCAGGCATTGTCGCAGGATGGAGACTCGATTCTGGTCATCGTTGATGACGATGTCATCAAGGTGCATGTCCACTCGCGCAAGCCGGGGGATGTATTGAATCTGTCGCTGCCGTATGGCGAGCTTACCGATATTCAGATTCTGAACATGCGTGAGCAGCACCGCGATCTTCTTCATGATGGCACGGTCTATGATGAGAGCATAGAGGTTGCTCCGGCATGGAGCAGCTATGCGAGCGTTGAGGAGGAGGCGCTCGCTGCCCAGATGCCTTCGGTGCTCGCCGGTGCTGCTGCGCCGAGCGCGCTGGAGGAGGTTTATGAGCTGGCGCCGTATGGAATCATCAGCGTGGCGCTGGGTGAGGGCATTGCGAGCATCTTCCTTGATAATAATGTCGATATTGTGTTGTCTGGCGGTCAGACCATGAATCCGAGCGCTGAGGACTTCGTGCAGGCAATTCATTCGCTTCCTGCAGAGCATATCTATATTTTGCCGAACAACAGCAACATTATATTGGCCGCTCAGCAGGCCGCTGAGCTGAGCGAGCGGCAGGTGACTGTCATACCGACCCGCTCGATTCCGCAAGGGATGGCGGCGCTGCTGGCCTTCAAGGATCATGAGACGCCGCAGCGCAATGAGGCGTTCATGCAGGAGGCGGCACAACAGGTGCGCTCCGGGCAGGTGACGCATGCGGTGCGCGACACGGTCATCGAGGAGCTGACGATTGCAGCAGGCGATTATATTGGCATCCAGGAGAAGGCCATCGTAGCGTCAGCGCCTGAGTTGATCGGCGTCTGCCGCGAGCTGCTCTCTCGCATGATCGGCGACAGCGGAGAGCTGGTGACGATCCTCACCGGCGAGGATGCGCCGCAGGCGGTGACCGAGGAGCTGTCGGACTGGCTGCGCGAGACGTATCCAGAGGTGGAACTGGAGGTTCACAGCGGCGGTCAGCCTTTATATCCGTATCTTTTTGCCGTAGAATAA
- a CDS encoding Asp23/Gls24 family envelope stress response protein, whose translation MTIQMNTESGTIYIADEVVSVIAGSAAMECYGLVGMASRKQFKDGIAELLGRENLSRGVELRREQDALHIDLYIIVSYGVKISEVAHNIQSKVKYVLNEVVGIQADHVHVFVQGVRVSR comes from the coding sequence GTGACGATTCAGATGAACACAGAATCCGGGACGATATATATTGCCGATGAGGTTGTATCTGTAATTGCCGGATCTGCCGCTATGGAGTGTTACGGACTTGTAGGCATGGCATCCCGCAAGCAGTTCAAGGACGGCATCGCCGAACTGCTAGGCCGCGAGAATCTGTCCAGAGGGGTCGAACTTCGCCGGGAGCAAGACGCACTGCACATCGATCTGTATATCATCGTAAGCTACGGAGTCAAAATTTCAGAGGTCGCGCATAACATTCAATCCAAAGTCAAATACGTGCTCAATGAGGTGGTTGGCATTCAGGCCGATCATGTTCATGTATTTGTTCAAGGCGTTCGTGTATCTCGGTAG
- a CDS encoding S-layer homology domain-containing protein, with protein MNKRWFHLMIIAVLLLAAIPGHAWAAPNNVTITDITSKVPGDTITIAGSSSYSEVIVKVVAPNNTVLYYDVVKTSGGTYSVSIKLPAGATLGTYTAAVGQGTDVASDPFEVKAASTSGGSTGGGGGGGGGGDASTSTPSNSQQIQVAGGQAVLNGAVIDIPAAALDSSMRITVVKVADTSKLPVPAEQVLASDVFEITKDKSGNFLKPITITLPISVSGITLSTHKVVIGWLDETKGIWVPLDNQQVNWATRTLSGTVNHFTKFAVLSEKLPSDPKPSTPVLTDISGHWAAAPIQKLVALNAISGYPDGTFKPNNNITRAEFVSVLTKAYKLEAKGSAAFEDTASHWAKDAIAAAVEAGIVNGYSAERFGPNDLITREQMAVMIAKAAKLSEVEAESSFTDSADIAAWAQKAVAAVSSNGIMSGYKDGSLRPKGLATRAEAAAVILQALALN; from the coding sequence GTGAACAAACGTTGGTTCCATCTAATGATTATTGCGGTGCTCCTGCTGGCAGCCATTCCGGGTCATGCATGGGCGGCCCCGAATAATGTCACGATTACGGATATTACGAGCAAGGTGCCTGGGGATACGATTACGATCGCCGGATCATCCAGCTATTCAGAAGTGATTGTCAAGGTTGTTGCACCGAACAATACCGTGCTCTATTATGATGTCGTGAAGACAAGCGGCGGCACGTATTCGGTATCCATCAAGCTGCCTGCCGGGGCAACGCTGGGCACCTATACGGCGGCGGTCGGCCAAGGAACAGACGTTGCCTCCGATCCGTTCGAGGTGAAGGCAGCCTCGACCTCTGGCGGCTCCACTGGCGGTGGCGGTGGCGGCGGAGGCGGAGGAGATGCCTCCACGTCGACACCAAGCAACAGCCAGCAGATTCAGGTTGCGGGCGGTCAGGCTGTGCTGAACGGTGCAGTCATCGATATACCTGCCGCGGCGCTGGACAGCAGCATGCGCATTACCGTTGTGAAGGTCGCGGATACATCGAAGCTTCCGGTTCCTGCAGAACAGGTGCTAGCAAGCGATGTATTTGAAATTACGAAGGACAAGAGCGGCAATTTCCTGAAGCCGATCACGATCACCTTGCCAATCAGCGTGTCAGGCATTACCCTGAGCACCCATAAAGTGGTCATCGGTTGGCTCGATGAGACCAAGGGCATCTGGGTTCCGCTTGACAATCAGCAGGTCAATTGGGCGACACGCACGCTCTCGGGAACCGTGAACCATTTTACCAAATTTGCCGTTCTCTCCGAGAAGCTCCCGAGCGATCCGAAGCCGTCTACTCCGGTTCTGACGGACATCAGCGGCCACTGGGCTGCGGCTCCGATCCAGAAGCTCGTTGCACTGAACGCGATTAGCGGCTATCCCGACGGCACCTTCAAGCCGAATAATAATATTACCCGCGCGGAGTTTGTGTCGGTGCTGACCAAGGCGTACAAGCTGGAGGCGAAGGGCAGCGCTGCGTTCGAGGATACCGCTTCGCACTGGGCGAAGGACGCGATCGCGGCTGCTGTGGAGGCCGGCATCGTCAATGGCTACAGCGCCGAACGATTTGGGCCTAATGATCTCATTACACGTGAGCAGATGGCGGTGATGATTGCCAAGGCTGCCAAGCTGTCTGAGGTTGAAGCCGAAAGCTCGTTCACGGATAGCGCCGACATTGCAGCCTGGGCGCAAAAGGCAGTTGCCGCGGTATCGTCCAACGGCATTATGAGCGGCTATAAGGACGGTTCTCTGCGTCCAAAAGGATTGGCTACGCGGGCGGAAGCTGCGGCTGTCATCCTCCAGGCGCTCGCCTTGAACTAA
- a CDS encoding immunoglobulin-like domain-containing protein, whose protein sequence is MSNKKSDEHKPLTKNVAAMMSAAIAVSSVVSLIPAPVASADELAAIADVNNAATAAEMQTALARPDLALNLTSYGTLSAQGQAIVAQSMIDSRPGGGYATQQDIQEQLNTYVSDRQNIELLANAIAAVNNAATASEMRTALESTALGLILTTYNNLSTPDGKLNAAALMLQHRTNQGGSFTSQTDIQNWLNDAVQEALDAEALATAVAGVNQAADANALATALGDPYLGLILTSYQNLNATDRLAVAQQMYDEKQSNGAFADKNAIQTKLNELVTLKAMEAAYAAAVAVVNGAVDAAEMKSALEAAGLGLDLVEYYKLNAAHRLAAAQAMLNQRTADGSFANQPAIQAALSVHVAAEQISQAVDVVNAAADRGSIKSALTAVVLGLSLDTYNGLLLNDKNTVADAVLAARPGGGFADKAAVQAALDAALAANAPLAAVNLAGDTAAMRAALEAALLGLTPGVYSTWLTADRNAVADAVQSARSGDGYIDQAAVQTAFDTAVTNRTPVATVNLSADAAAMLTALAGINLLPPAAWDNVDKLAVAQEVLDARPSDGYVSGPAAELVFDAAELNRAPLASVNLAADAAAMQLALEDADLALPANALYTSYTKSADRTAVASSVLQHRTSNGAFATKAAIVTVFDSAVDARASVAAVNLAVDEAAMQAALEDNDLALNLGTHWSGWKSADKAAVSAHVLANVPTIGFADQAAVQAAFNTAVSDVMPLASVNAATNATEMDAALTDAALNLTLGALYATYGTQIAAIVADNRPLDGFENKAAVQAALDLANAIQAVNIAADEASMETALEAVDLGLVQGIYENWKPADQTAAAAIVISIRGGGSWTMLANVQTAFNAAVNNREPEAAVNSAATEAELRLALEGATLNLNVSGYSGWLAVDVDAVLAGLLADQAADTTGYADKAAIQAALNAKVTARQPIAELNLATTGAAAKTAVEAITGLDRTAYDALPSDANRLLVSAYLVDERPASGYADVAAVQSALAAAIAADAPMAAVNAAASAAQMKTAIEDATLALTLDEYAGWLDVDKLAVAEYVRTNRGTGYATKAAVQTALEDGIDARKPIVAVNAAADEAAMLAALKSNTLGLVRNNFDNWSTEDQLYVAGVVLADVGTGYAALSDIQLKFNDAVTARTPLAAVNLAADEDEMDLVLNAYETELTLDLTVYGGWVAIDQAAVSAALVAARPADGYADTGALAAEFSAKMTDRQPIAALNLAASGADILTVLATEPEGLDQGVFTSWLTNDREAVAAAVHAARPGGGYPGFADWAAVQSAFDSAVTARQPIAAVNLATSALAMGTALGDMSLGLNLSPANQWKMADQLAISADVLAGIPAGAGYADQNAIQAAFDQAVLDRQPVAAVNIAATDSAALAALTDVSLGLDLTDFNLLSAADKLEAANQVRLAAPVTNGYADKASIQDALDAAIDQGTLARDANALQIGFASGDSPSEVLGHLTLPVSGVGGSVITWESSKSYVNVDSGAGALGEVTRPAYLDGDAAVTLKATLSYQGQTRTKQFVIIVVKNDITDAEAVGADASALNIGYSGSNSAASVTGDLTLPVAGDYGTTITWASADEDVVSTTGEVSRPARKAGNAIVKLTATIAKGASTQTKEFTLNVLRLDQYNDAEAVEEDAAALRLTYNGADTAAGVVNPLGLPTAGANGSVVTWTSSDTTVVAADGTVTRPAFTAGDKTVTLTATITKGGETETKLFTVTVLKQLTLNDAESAAADKAALALGFSGTDTESAVSGNLTLPTAGANGTTIAWLSSDANVISLNGTVTRPAHTAGDKAITLSATIIKGNVTETKQFIVNVLKQSALNDSESVAADKTALAIGFTGNETASAVTGNLTLPLSGASGTTIAWATSDANVIAASGVVTRPANTSSDKAVTLTATITKGNVTETKQFIVNVVKQSALNDSEAVAADKTALAIGFTGNETASAVTGNLTLPLSGASGTTIAWATSDANVIAASGVVTRPANTSSDKAVTLTATITKGNVTETKQFIVNVLKQSALNDNESVAADKTALAIGFTGNETASAVTGNLTLPLSGASGTTIAWATSDANVIAASGVVTRPANTSSDKAVTLTATITKGNVTETKQFIVNVLKQSALNDNESVAADKTALAIGFTGNETASAVTGNLTLPLSGASGTTIAWATSDANVIAAIGTVTRPANASGDKAVTLTATITKGNVTETKSFTVTVLKRVKTSQPAAANILVVNREQNQSDTIEVGGLQAGDVVRVYSALNVLLGTETVGAQATSATVTVAQLGTGGGTVLVSVTRAGLEESDKATVAYAAEGAKPFVISDGSLTTTNGVLAKVTVSPTAGMTHSGNEVVIFQLMRGNEPVSIVVLEKDVASAEELKAHFNVSGANYSVKVFVADAYSGSFTEVGNALADPVVLN, encoded by the coding sequence ATGTCCAATAAGAAAAGTGATGAGCACAAGCCTTTAACTAAAAATGTGGCTGCGATGATGTCGGCCGCCATTGCGGTCTCCTCGGTCGTCTCGCTGATTCCGGCACCTGTGGCCAGTGCAGATGAGCTGGCTGCGATAGCCGATGTGAACAATGCGGCCACCGCCGCTGAGATGCAGACGGCGCTCGCCCGCCCCGATCTGGCACTTAACCTGACGAGCTACGGCACGCTGAGCGCTCAAGGGCAAGCCATTGTAGCGCAAAGTATGATCGATAGTCGTCCCGGCGGCGGTTATGCCACTCAGCAGGACATTCAGGAGCAGTTGAATACGTATGTTTCCGATCGGCAAAATATCGAGCTGCTGGCCAATGCGATCGCGGCGGTGAACAATGCGGCCACCGCCTCCGAGATGAGAACCGCACTGGAAAGCACGGCGCTTGGGCTGATCTTGACCACGTACAACAATCTGAGCACACCGGATGGCAAGCTGAATGCGGCAGCACTGATGCTTCAGCATCGCACCAATCAAGGGGGCAGCTTTACCAGCCAGACGGACATCCAGAACTGGCTCAACGATGCTGTACAAGAGGCGCTTGATGCGGAAGCACTGGCAACGGCTGTAGCGGGAGTCAATCAGGCCGCCGATGCCAATGCGCTGGCAACAGCACTGGGCGACCCTTACCTCGGACTTATTTTGACCTCCTACCAAAATCTGAATGCCACCGATCGCTTGGCGGTCGCACAGCAAATGTACGATGAAAAGCAGAGCAACGGCGCATTCGCGGATAAAAATGCGATTCAGACAAAGCTCAACGAGCTGGTCACGCTCAAGGCAATGGAGGCGGCCTATGCTGCCGCTGTGGCGGTCGTGAACGGCGCTGTTGACGCTGCAGAGATGAAGTCGGCGCTCGAGGCAGCCGGGCTTGGTCTGGATCTTGTCGAGTACTACAAGCTGAATGCGGCGCACAGGCTGGCGGCGGCACAAGCGATGCTGAATCAAAGGACAGCGGATGGCAGCTTTGCCAATCAGCCGGCTATTCAGGCAGCGCTGAGTGTGCATGTAGCAGCGGAGCAGATCAGCCAGGCGGTGGATGTGGTCAACGCGGCGGCGGATCGGGGCAGCATCAAGAGCGCGTTGACGGCTGTCGTGCTGGGACTCTCTCTGGACACGTATAACGGCCTGCTGCTTAATGATAAAAACACGGTAGCGGATGCAGTGCTTGCTGCTCGCCCAGGCGGAGGGTTTGCTGACAAGGCTGCGGTTCAAGCGGCGCTCGATGCAGCGCTTGCCGCCAATGCGCCGCTGGCAGCGGTCAACCTGGCAGGCGACACAGCCGCGATGCGCGCAGCGCTGGAAGCTGCTCTGCTGGGCTTGACGCCAGGCGTGTATTCGACCTGGCTGACGGCTGACCGCAATGCGGTGGCTGATGCGGTGCAGAGCGCCCGCTCTGGAGACGGCTATATCGATCAGGCCGCTGTACAGACGGCATTTGACACGGCTGTAACGAACCGAACGCCTGTTGCAACGGTCAATCTGTCTGCTGACGCGGCAGCGATGCTGACAGCGCTGGCGGGAATTAATCTGCTGCCGCCTGCAGCATGGGATAATGTCGATAAACTGGCGGTTGCCCAGGAGGTGCTGGATGCTCGTCCATCCGATGGATATGTGAGCGGCCCGGCTGCCGAGCTGGTGTTCGACGCGGCGGAGCTGAACAGAGCACCGCTGGCGAGTGTCAACCTGGCGGCAGATGCAGCGGCGATGCAGTTGGCACTTGAGGATGCCGATCTGGCGCTCCCTGCCAATGCGCTCTATACCAGCTATACGAAATCTGCAGATCGGACAGCGGTAGCGAGCAGTGTACTTCAGCATCGTACCTCTAATGGAGCTTTTGCTACCAAGGCGGCGATCGTGACGGTATTTGATAGTGCGGTTGATGCGCGCGCATCGGTAGCGGCTGTGAACCTTGCGGTCGATGAAGCCGCGATGCAGGCTGCGCTGGAGGATAACGATCTGGCCTTGAATCTCGGGACGCACTGGAGCGGCTGGAAGAGTGCAGACAAGGCAGCGGTGTCGGCTCATGTCCTTGCGAATGTTCCAACGATCGGATTTGCGGATCAAGCCGCAGTGCAGGCCGCGTTCAATACGGCGGTTAGTGATGTGATGCCGCTGGCGTCGGTCAATGCTGCGACGAATGCAACAGAGATGGATGCTGCGTTGACTGACGCGGCGCTGAATCTCACCCTTGGCGCACTATATGCTACGTATGGCACGCAGATTGCAGCTATTGTTGCCGATAATCGTCCGCTGGACGGCTTTGAGAACAAGGCTGCTGTTCAAGCGGCGCTGGATCTGGCGAATGCCATTCAGGCGGTCAATATCGCTGCTGACGAAGCATCGATGGAGACGGCGCTGGAGGCAGTCGATCTTGGGTTGGTTCAAGGCATCTACGAGAACTGGAAGCCTGCGGATCAGACGGCTGCGGCTGCGATCGTAATCTCGATCCGTGGTGGAGGCTCCTGGACGATGCTGGCTAATGTGCAGACGGCCTTTAATGCGGCGGTTAACAATCGCGAGCCGGAGGCGGCCGTCAACAGCGCCGCTACAGAAGCAGAGCTGAGGCTTGCGCTGGAGGGGGCCACGCTCAATCTGAATGTTTCCGGCTACTCGGGCTGGCTTGCCGTCGACGTCGATGCGGTGCTTGCCGGACTGCTGGCAGATCAAGCAGCGGATACGACTGGCTATGCGGACAAGGCTGCAATACAGGCGGCACTGAATGCGAAGGTAACGGCCAGACAGCCGATTGCTGAATTGAATCTGGCGACGACGGGGGCCGCGGCGAAGACGGCTGTCGAAGCGATTACAGGGCTTGACCGTACCGCTTATGACGCACTCCCTTCCGATGCGAACCGGCTGCTCGTGTCTGCTTATCTGGTCGATGAGCGTCCTGCATCTGGCTATGCCGATGTCGCAGCGGTGCAGAGCGCACTGGCGGCGGCGATTGCTGCGGATGCTCCGATGGCGGCGGTCAATGCGGCGGCCAGTGCTGCTCAGATGAAGACAGCGATCGAGGATGCAACGCTTGCGCTGACGCTGGACGAGTACGCAGGCTGGCTCGATGTGGACAAGCTGGCGGTAGCTGAATATGTTCGGACTAACCGGGGCACTGGCTATGCAACCAAGGCAGCGGTGCAGACCGCGCTGGAAGATGGAATCGACGCACGCAAGCCGATCGTTGCGGTGAACGCTGCGGCAGATGAGGCAGCAATGCTGGCTGCGCTGAAGTCGAATACGCTTGGTCTGGTACGGAATAATTTTGATAATTGGAGCACAGAGGATCAGCTCTACGTGGCAGGCGTTGTGCTGGCGGACGTAGGCACGGGCTATGCTGCGTTGTCTGATATTCAGTTGAAATTTAATGACGCGGTTACGGCTCGCACACCGCTGGCAGCGGTCAACCTGGCTGCGGATGAGGATGAGATGGATCTCGTTCTGAACGCCTACGAGACTGAATTAACGCTCGATCTGACCGTGTATGGCGGCTGGGTGGCTATTGACCAGGCTGCTGTGTCGGCTGCGCTCGTAGCGGCCCGCCCGGCGGACGGCTACGCAGATACGGGCGCACTGGCTGCGGAATTCTCGGCCAAGATGACCGATCGTCAGCCGATTGCCGCGCTGAACCTGGCTGCATCTGGCGCAGACATCCTGACGGTGCTCGCTACAGAGCCGGAGGGGCTGGATCAGGGCGTGTTCACGAGCTGGCTCACCAATGACCGCGAGGCTGTCGCTGCTGCGGTGCATGCTGCGCGTCCTGGCGGGGGGTATCCGGGCTTCGCGGACTGGGCAGCGGTGCAGAGTGCCTTCGATTCCGCTGTAACGGCTCGTCAGCCGATTGCGGCGGTCAACCTGGCAACGAGCGCCTTGGCTATGGGTACAGCGCTGGGCGATATGAGCCTTGGTCTTAATCTCAGCCCTGCAAACCAGTGGAAGATGGCGGACCAGCTCGCGATTTCGGCGGATGTATTGGCAGGGATTCCAGCAGGTGCAGGCTATGCTGATCAGAATGCGATTCAAGCGGCCTTTGATCAGGCGGTGCTCGATCGTCAACCAGTTGCCGCGGTTAATATTGCCGCAACCGATTCCGCAGCTCTTGCCGCACTGACAGATGTCAGCCTTGGGCTGGATCTGACCGATTTCAACCTGCTCAGCGCTGCGGACAAGCTGGAGGCAGCCAATCAGGTGCGTCTGGCCGCGCCGGTTACGAACGGCTATGCGGACAAGGCCAGCATCCAGGACGCGCTGGACGCGGCCATCGATCAGGGGACGCTGGCGCGTGACGCCAATGCGCTACAGATCGGTTTTGCCAGTGGCGATTCGCCAAGCGAGGTGCTGGGTCATCTGACGCTGCCGGTGAGTGGCGTGGGCGGTTCAGTCATTACCTGGGAATCGAGCAAGTCGTATGTCAATGTCGATTCGGGTGCAGGCGCTCTTGGCGAAGTCACCCGCCCTGCGTACCTGGATGGGGATGCAGCCGTTACCTTGAAGGCGACGCTGAGCTACCAGGGCCAGACGAGAACGAAGCAATTCGTCATTATCGTCGTCAAAAACGACATCACCGATGCGGAAGCGGTTGGCGCCGATGCATCTGCCTTGAATATCGGCTATTCCGGCAGCAATTCGGCAGCGTCGGTGACAGGCGATCTGACCTTGCCAGTCGCTGGCGATTATGGCACGACGATTACATGGGCCTCCGCGGATGAGGATGTCGTGTCGACTACAGGCGAGGTGAGCCGCCCTGCACGCAAGGCAGGCAATGCGATCGTCAAGCTGACGGCGACGATTGCCAAGGGCGCCTCAACGCAGACGAAGGAATTTACGCTGAATGTTCTGCGGCTGGATCAGTATAATGATGCGGAAGCAGTGGAGGAGGACGCGGCTGCGCTTCGCCTGACCTATAACGGAGCAGATACGGCGGCAGGAGTGGTTAACCCTCTGGGCTTGCCGACGGCAGGAGCGAATGGCTCGGTCGTCACCTGGACATCTAGTGATACGACGGTTGTTGCGGCTGATGGCACGGTCACCCGTCCGGCCTTCACTGCGGGAGACAAGACGGTCACCTTGACGGCAACGATTACGAAGGGCGGAGAGACCGAAACGAAGCTATTCACAGTGACGGTGCTCAAGCAGCTCACACTGAATGATGCGGAGTCGGCAGCAGCGGACAAGGCGGCGCTTGCACTCGGCTTCTCCGGTACAGATACAGAGTCTGCCGTAAGCGGCAATCTTACCCTGCCGACGGCTGGAGCGAACGGCACGACGATTGCCTGGCTGTCCAGCGATGCGAATGTCATCTCGCTAAATGGCACAGTGACCCGACCCGCGCATACGGCTGGCGATAAGGCGATCACGTTGTCGGCGACGATCATCAAGGGCAATGTGACGGAGACGAAGCAGTTCATCGTGAACGTGTTGAAGCAATCGGCGCTGAACGATAGCGAGTCGGTAGCAGCCGACAAGACGGCGCTGGCGATCGGCTTCACAGGCAATGAGACAGCCTCGGCAGTGACGGGCAACCTGACGCTGCCGCTCAGCGGAGCGAGTGGCACAACGATCGCCTGGGCAACGAGCGATGCGAATGTGATCGCGGCAAGCGGCGTGGTGACGCGCCCGGCGAATACGTCCAGCGATAAGGCCGTGACGCTGACAGCGACGATCACCAAGGGCAATGTGACGGAGACGAAGCAGTTCATCGTGAACGTGGTGAAGCAATCGGCGCTGAACGATAGCGAGGCGGTAGCAGCTGACAAGACGGCGCTGGCGATCGGCTTCACAGGCAATGAGACAGCCTCGGCGGTGACGGGCAATCTGACGCTGCCGCTCAGCGGAGCGAGTGGCACAACGATCGCCTGGGCAACGAGCGATGCGAATGTGATCGCGGCGAGCGGCGTGGTGACGCGCCCGGCGAATACGTCCAGCGACAAGGCCGTGACGCTGACAGCGACGATTACGAAGGGCAATGTGACGGAGACGAAGCAGTTCATCGTGAACGTGTTGAAGCAATCGGCGCTGAACGATAACGAATCGGTAGCAGCCGACAAGACGGCGCTGGCGATCGGCTTCACAGGCAATGAGACAGCCTCGGCGGTGACGGGCAATCTGACGCTGCCGCTCAGCGGAGCGAGTGGCACAACGATCGCCTGGGCAACGAGCGATGCGAATGTGATCGCGGCGAGCGGCGTGGTGACGCGCCCGGCGAATACGTCCAGCGACAAGGCCGTGACGCTGACAGCGACGATTACGAAGGGCAATGTGACGGAGACGAAGCAGTTCATCGTGAACGTGTTGAAGCAATCGGCGCTGAACGATAACGAATCGGTAGCAGCCGACAAGACGGCGCTGGCGATCGGCTTCACAGGCAATGAGACAGCCTCGGCGGTGACGGGCAATCTGACGCTGCCGCTCAGCGGAGCGAGTGGCACAACGATCGCCTGGGCAACGAGCGATGCGAATGTGATCGCGGCAATCGGCACGGTGACGCGCCCGGCGAATGCGTCCGGCGACAAGGCGGTGACGCTGACAGCGACGATTACGAAGGGCAATGTGACGGAGACGAAGAGCTTTACAGTCACGGTGCTGAAGCGCGTGAAAACGTCACAGCCTGCTGCGGCGAATATTTTGGTCGTCAACCGCGAGCAGAATCAGTCGGATACGATTGAGGTTGGCGGCTTGCAAGCTGGCGATGTCGTGCGCGTATACAGTGCCTTGAATGTACTGCTGGGCACAGAGACGGTTGGCGCTCAGGCGACTTCGGCTACCGTTACCGTCGCGCAACTGGGAACAGGTGGCGGTACGGTTCTGGTGTCTGTCACCCGGGCAGGTCTGGAGGAGAGCGACAAGGCCACGGTTGCTTATGCTGCCGAGGGAGCGAAGCCGTTCGTCATCAGCGATGGCTCGCTGACAACCACCAATGGTGTACTGGCGAAGGTGACCGTCTCGCCTACTGCGGGTATGACTCACAGCGGCAATGAGGTGGTTATCTTCCAACTGATGCGCGGCAATGAGCCGGTCAGCATTGTGGTGCTGGAGAAGGATGTGGCTTCTGCCGAGGAGTTGAAGGCTCACTTCAACGTATCTGGCGCCAACTACTCCGTAAAAGTGTTTGTAGCGGACGCCTACAGCGGCAGCTTCACGGAAGTGGGCAATGCGCTGGCCGATCCGGTTGTTCTGAACTAA